A region of Pseudomonas cavernicola DNA encodes the following proteins:
- a CDS encoding SpoVR family protein, producing the protein MTAREKKTQPISTGSEWTFELIRAYDREISRIAEGYALDTYPNQIEVITAEQMMDAYASVGMPLGYHHWSYGKHFLSTEKSYSRGQMGLAYEIVINSDPCIAYLMEENTMCMQALVVAHACYGHNSFFKGNYLFRTWTDASSIIDYLVFAKQYIMQCEERYGIDAVEDLLDSCHALMNYGVDRYKRPYPISAEEERRRQKEREEHLQKQINDLWRTIPKGAGKGSDKDNKRFPAEPQENILYFLEKHAPLLEPWQREVVRIVRKIAQYFYPQRQTQVMNEGWATFWHYTLMNDLYDEGLVTDGFIMEFLQSHTSVIYQPPFDSPHYNGINPYTLGFAMYRDIRRICEEPTEEDKRWFPDIAGSDWLATLKFAMNSFKDESFILQYLSPKVIRDLKLFSIMDDDQKDELLVSAIHDEPGYRIIRETLAAQYNLGNREPNIQIWSIDRRGDRSLTLRHQQHDRKPLGDSTEEVLKHLHRLWGFDIHLETVQGDKIVHTQHVPPRSEQESTGDYPRLDLIIPPI; encoded by the coding sequence ATGACCGCTCGAGAGAAAAAAACCCAACCAATTTCCACCGGTTCGGAATGGACCTTCGAGCTGATTCGCGCCTACGACCGCGAAATCAGTCGGATCGCCGAAGGCTATGCGCTGGACACTTACCCGAATCAGATCGAAGTGATCACCGCCGAGCAGATGATGGATGCCTACGCCTCCGTCGGCATGCCGCTCGGTTATCACCACTGGTCCTATGGCAAACACTTTCTCAGCACCGAGAAGTCTTACAGCCGCGGACAGATGGGCCTGGCCTATGAGATCGTGATCAACTCCGACCCCTGCATCGCCTACCTGATGGAAGAGAACACCATGTGCATGCAGGCCTTGGTGGTGGCGCATGCCTGCTACGGGCACAACAGCTTCTTCAAGGGCAACTACCTTTTCCGCACCTGGACCGACGCCAGCTCGATCATCGACTACCTGGTGTTTGCCAAGCAGTACATCATGCAGTGCGAGGAACGCTACGGCATCGACGCCGTGGAAGACCTACTGGACTCCTGCCATGCCCTGATGAACTACGGCGTAGATCGCTACAAACGGCCCTACCCAATCTCCGCCGAAGAGGAACGGCGGCGGCAGAAAGAGCGCGAAGAGCACCTGCAAAAACAGATCAACGACCTCTGGCGGACCATCCCCAAAGGCGCCGGCAAGGGCAGTGATAAAGACAACAAGCGCTTCCCCGCAGAGCCGCAGGAAAACATCCTGTATTTCCTCGAGAAGCACGCGCCGTTGCTGGAGCCCTGGCAGCGCGAAGTAGTGCGCATCGTGCGCAAGATCGCCCAGTACTTCTATCCACAACGCCAGACCCAGGTGATGAACGAAGGCTGGGCGACCTTCTGGCACTACACCCTGATGAACGATCTGTATGACGAAGGCTTGGTCACCGACGGCTTTATCATGGAGTTCCTCCAGTCGCACACCAGCGTGATCTACCAACCGCCTTTCGACAGCCCCCATTACAACGGTATCAACCCCTACACCCTGGGCTTTGCGATGTATCGCGACATCCGCCGTATCTGCGAAGAGCCGACCGAAGAGGACAAACGCTGGTTCCCGGATATCGCCGGCAGCGACTGGCTGGCGACCCTGAAATTCGCCATGAATAGCTTCAAGGATGAGAGTTTTATCCTGCAGTACCTCTCCCCCAAGGTGATCCGCGACTTGAAGCTGTTCAGCATCATGGATGACGACCAGAAGGATGAGCTGCTGGTCTCCGCGATCCACGACGAACCGGGTTATCGCATCATCCGCGAAACCCTCGCCGCCCAGTACAACCTCGGCAACCGCGAACCCAACATACAGATCTGGAGCATCGATCGGCGCGGTGACCGCTCACTGACCCTGCGGCATCAGCAGCACGATCGCAAGCCGCTGGGCGATTCCACCGAGGAGGTACTGAAACACCTGCACCGCCTGTGGGGCTTCGACATCCATTTGGAAACCGTGCAGGGCGATAAAATCGTCCATACCCAGCATGTCCCCCCCAGATCCGAGCAAGAGAGCACAGGCGACTACCCACGGCTCGACTTGATCATCCCGCCCATTTGA
- the glpE gene encoding thiosulfate sulfurtransferase GlpE: MSDFKRIPPEQAHALREQGAVVVDIRDPQSFALGHISGSRHLDNHSLHDFIAKADLDKPLIVTCYHGNSSQSAAAYLVNQGFSEVYSLDGGFELWRTTFPAETATEQAE; the protein is encoded by the coding sequence ATGAGTGATTTCAAACGCATCCCCCCCGAACAGGCCCACGCCCTGCGCGAGCAAGGTGCAGTGGTGGTCGACATTCGTGACCCACAGAGCTTTGCCCTCGGTCATATCAGCGGCTCACGGCATCTGGACAACCACTCGCTACATGACTTCATCGCCAAGGCCGACCTCGATAAGCCGCTGATCGTCACCTGCTACCATGGCAATTCCAGCCAAAGCGCCGCAGCGTATCTGGTCAACCAGGGCTTCTCCGAGGTTTACAGCCTGGATGGCGGCTTCGAGCTATGGCGCACCACCTTCCCGGCCGAGACCGCTACCGAGCAGGCCGAATAA
- a CDS encoding YeaH/YhbH family protein → MSYVIDRRLNGKNKSTVNRQRFLRRYRDHIKKAVEEAVSRRSITDMEHGEQISIPGRDIDEPLFHHGRGGKQTIVHPGNKEFTAGERIPRPAGGGGGKGPGKASNTGEGMDEFVFQITQEEFLDFMFEDLELPNLVKRHLAGSDTFKTVRAGISNQGNPSRINIVRTLRSAHARRIALSGSSRIKLHLTELELERLKREEPDNFDDIQRIEAEVIRLRARIKKVPFLDTFDLKYNLLVKQPNPSSKAVMFCLMDVSGSMTQSTKDIAKRFFILLYLFLKRNYEKIEVVFIRHHTSAREVDEEEFFYSRETGGTIVSSALKLMQEVMAERYPINEWNIYAAQASDGDNWNDDSPICRDILLKQIMPFVQYFTYVEITPREHQALWFEYEQVRESFDDTFAQQQLVSAGDIYPVFRELFQRRLVT, encoded by the coding sequence ATGAGCTATGTGATCGACCGCCGTCTGAACGGCAAGAACAAGAGTACGGTGAACCGCCAGCGCTTCCTGCGGCGCTACCGTGATCACATCAAGAAGGCGGTGGAAGAAGCCGTCAGCCGCCGCTCCATCACCGACATGGAGCATGGCGAACAGATCAGCATTCCCGGTCGCGATATCGACGAGCCGTTGTTTCATCACGGCCGTGGCGGCAAGCAGACCATCGTCCATCCAGGTAACAAGGAGTTCACCGCTGGCGAACGCATCCCGCGCCCAGCAGGCGGTGGCGGCGGCAAAGGCCCCGGCAAGGCCAGCAACACTGGCGAGGGCATGGACGAGTTCGTCTTCCAGATCACGCAGGAGGAATTTCTCGACTTCATGTTCGAGGATCTGGAGCTACCCAACCTGGTAAAACGTCACCTGGCTGGCAGCGACACCTTCAAAACGGTGCGCGCGGGGATCAGCAATCAAGGCAATCCCTCGCGGATCAATATCGTCCGCACCTTGAGGTCAGCCCATGCACGACGTATCGCGCTGTCCGGCAGCAGCCGCATTAAACTGCATCTTACAGAGCTCGAACTGGAACGGCTTAAACGCGAAGAACCCGACAACTTCGACGACATTCAACGCATTGAAGCCGAAGTAATTCGTCTGCGCGCACGCATCAAAAAAGTGCCCTTCCTCGACACCTTCGACCTCAAGTACAACCTGCTGGTCAAGCAACCGAATCCCAGCTCCAAGGCGGTAATGTTCTGCCTGATGGACGTCTCCGGCTCCATGACCCAATCCACCAAGGACATCGCCAAACGCTTCTTCATCCTCTTGTACCTGTTCCTCAAGCGGAACTACGAGAAGATCGAGGTGGTGTTTATCCGCCACCACACCAGCGCCCGCGAAGTCGATGAGGAGGAGTTCTTCTACTCCCGGGAAACCGGCGGCACCATCGTGTCCAGCGCCCTCAAGCTGATGCAGGAAGTCATGGCCGAGCGTTATCCGATCAACGAATGGAACATCTACGCCGCCCAGGCCTCGGACGGTGACAACTGGAATGATGACTCGCCTATTTGCCGTGACATCCTGCTCAAGCAGATCATGCCGTTCGTGCAGTACTTCACCTACGTCGAGATCACCCCGCGCGAACACCAGGCGCTGTGGTTCGAGTACGAGCAGGTCAGAGAGTCCTTCGACGACACCTTCGCCCAGCAGCAGCTGGTGTCCGCCGGAGACATCTATCCGGTGTTCCGCGAACTCTTCCAGCGCCGGCTCGTAACATGA
- a CDS encoding PrkA family serine protein kinase, translating into MSIFSHFQQRFEATRQEEYSLQEYLELCKQDRSAYATAAERLLLAIGEPELIDTSHNSRLSRIFSNKVIRRYPAFADFHGMEECIDQMVSFFRHAAQGLEEKKQILYLLGPVGGGKSSLAEKLKQLMEKVPFYAIKGSPVFETPLGLFNTAEDGAILEEDFGIPRRYLSTVISPWATKRLIEFGGDISQFRVVKLYPSILNQIAIAKTEPGDENNQDISALVGKVDIRKLEDFPQNDADAYSYSGALCRSNQGLMEFVEMFKAPIKVLHPLLTATQEGNYNSTEGLGGLPFSGILLAHSNESEWHSFRNNKNNEAFIDRIYIVKVPYCLRVSDEIKIYDKLLFNSSLSKAHCAPDTLKMLAQFSVLSRLKEPENSNVYSKMRVYDGENLKDTDPKAKSIQEYRDNAGVDEGMNGLSTRFAFKILSKVFNFDPHEIAANPVHLLYVLEQQIEQEQFPAEVRERYLRYIKEYLAPRYIEFIGKEIQTAYLESYSEYGQNIFDRYVLYADFWIQDQEYRDPETGEILNRVALNEELEKIEKPAGISNPKDFRNEIVNFVLRARANNNGKNPTWLSYEKLRVVIEKKMFSNTEDLLPVISFNAKASKEDQQKHNDFVSRMVERGYTDKQVRLLSEWYLRVRKSQ; encoded by the coding sequence ATGAGTATTTTCAGCCACTTCCAACAACGTTTCGAAGCGACCCGCCAGGAGGAGTATTCCCTTCAGGAGTACCTCGAACTGTGCAAGCAGGACCGCAGCGCCTATGCCACCGCGGCCGAACGCCTGCTGCTGGCCATCGGCGAACCGGAGCTGATTGATACCTCCCACAACTCCCGACTATCGCGGATCTTCTCCAACAAGGTGATCCGCCGCTACCCGGCCTTCGCCGACTTCCATGGCATGGAAGAGTGCATCGACCAGATGGTCTCCTTCTTCCGCCATGCCGCCCAAGGCCTGGAAGAGAAGAAGCAGATCCTCTATCTGCTCGGCCCCGTCGGTGGCGGCAAATCGTCACTCGCGGAAAAGCTCAAACAACTGATGGAGAAGGTGCCCTTCTACGCGATCAAGGGCTCACCGGTATTCGAGACGCCGCTGGGGCTGTTCAATACCGCCGAGGACGGCGCGATTCTCGAAGAGGACTTCGGCATTCCACGGCGCTACCTGAGCACAGTCATCTCGCCGTGGGCGACCAAGCGCCTGATCGAGTTCGGTGGCGACATCAGCCAATTCCGCGTGGTCAAACTCTACCCGTCGATCCTTAATCAGATCGCCATCGCCAAGACCGAACCAGGCGATGAGAACAACCAGGACATCTCCGCCTTGGTCGGCAAGGTCGACATCCGCAAGCTGGAAGACTTCCCGCAGAACGACGCCGACGCCTACAGCTACTCCGGCGCCCTGTGCCGCTCCAACCAGGGCCTGATGGAGTTCGTCGAGATGTTCAAGGCACCGATCAAGGTGCTGCACCCATTGCTGACAGCCACCCAGGAAGGCAACTACAACAGCACCGAGGGCCTCGGCGGCCTGCCGTTCAGCGGCATCCTGCTGGCCCACTCGAATGAGTCGGAATGGCATAGTTTCCGCAACAACAAGAACAACGAAGCCTTTATCGATCGGATCTACATCGTCAAGGTGCCCTACTGCCTGCGCGTCAGCGACGAGATCAAGATTTACGACAAGCTGCTGTTCAACAGTTCCCTGTCCAAGGCCCATTGCGCCCCAGACACCCTGAAGATGCTGGCGCAGTTCTCGGTACTCTCGCGCCTGAAGGAGCCGGAAAACTCCAACGTCTACTCGAAGATGCGCGTCTACGACGGCGAGAACCTCAAGGACACCGATCCCAAGGCCAAGTCGATCCAGGAATACCGCGACAACGCCGGAGTCGACGAAGGCATGAATGGCCTGTCGACCCGCTTCGCCTTCAAGATCCTCTCCAAGGTCTTCAACTTCGACCCGCACGAAATCGCCGCGAATCCGGTGCACTTGCTGTATGTGCTGGAACAACAGATCGAGCAGGAACAATTCCCCGCCGAGGTACGCGAACGCTACCTGCGCTACATCAAGGAATACCTGGCGCCACGCTATATCGAGTTCATCGGCAAGGAGATCCAGACCGCCTACCTCGAGTCTTACAGCGAGTACGGCCAGAACATCTTCGATCGCTATGTGCTGTACGCCGACTTCTGGATCCAGGACCAGGAATACCGCGACCCGGAAACCGGCGAAATTCTCAATCGCGTGGCCCTTAACGAGGAGCTGGAGAAGATCGAAAAACCCGCCGGGATCAGCAACCCGAAGGATTTCCGCAACGAAATCGTCAACTTCGTGCTGCGTGCCCGCGCCAACAACAACGGCAAGAACCCGACCTGGCTCAGCTACGAGAAGCTGCGCGTGGTGATCGAGAAGAAGATGTTCTCCAACACCGAGGATCTGCTGCCGGTCATCAGCTTCAACGCCAAAGCGAGCAAGGAGGATCAACAGAAACACAACGACTTTGTCTCCCGCATGGTCGAGCGCGGCTACACAGACAAGCAGGTTCGCTTGCTGTCAGAATGGTATCTGCGGGTCCGGAAGTCGCAGTAA